The genomic interval GTTCTGCGCAGACGCTGACGAACGATGACACAGAAGCACTTAAACAGATTATCGGAGTCGCATATGTTTCGCCGGAGCTTCAGCGGCGTTTCCAAATAGTCGCAGCGGGCAATAATACCAATTCAACCATTATCGGAGTAATCGCAGAGTATCCGCAAGTCCGGAATGTTTCTGTTGAGCAAGGCTCGTTTATCGCGGAAAACCAGTTGCGCAGTATGGCTCGGGTGGCGGTGTTGGGGCCGACGGTTGCCAAAGATCTTTTTACCGATTCGGACCCGATCGGCAAAACCATCCGTATCAATAAAGTCAATTTTAAAGTTATCGGCGTGCTTCAAGCAAAAGGAAGCGCGGGATTCTTTAATCCTGATGACACGGTTTTTGTGCCTCTGACCACGATGCAGAAAATACTTGCTGGCGCAGATTTTCTTTCAACAATTGCCATAAGCGTGGAAACAAAAGAACTTATGCCCCAAGTTCAAGAAGAAGCAATCGCCGTACTTGTGGCAAAACACCGCGTTGATTCTCAAAGCCCTGATTTTTCCATTGTTTCGCAAGCCGATATTCTCGGCACGCTGACGCAAGTTACCGACACATTTACTATATTTCTTGCTGCGGTTGCCGGAATTTCTTTGATCGTGGGCGGTATTGGCATTATGAATATGATGCTGACGACCGTCACGGAAAGAACGCGCGAAATCGGGCTTCGCAAAGCTATCGGCGCCAAGAAAAAAGATATCTCAATGCAATTTCTTGCCGAAGCAATTATGCTTACTTTTCTTGGCGGCGCGGCGGGCGTCGCCCTTGGCTGGATTATCTCTATCTTAGTGGCGAATTTTGCCGGTATTACCACGCAAGTTTCTCTGCAGGCGGTTCTCCTTGCTTTTGGTGTGTCAGCCGCAATCGGGATTATCTTCGGCTATTATCCGGCAAGACGAGCGGCATCTTTAAATCCGATTGAGGCATTGAAGTATGAATGATAAAAATTTAAAGGTCAAAAATCAAAATTACAATTTAAAATTAAAAACATGAAAAAATTACTTATTATTGGAATAGCAGTAATCGTGAGCGGAGGCGCGTTTTATGGAGGCATGAAGTACGCGGAAAATAAAGCTTTGTCGGATCGCCAGCAAAGGATTCAGCAATTTGGCGGCTCAAGAACGGAATTTCGCAACGGCGGATCGGGAAATCGAATTGGCGGCGGATTTGCATCAGGAGAAATTATCGCTAAAGACAACAAAAGCCTGACTGTAAAATTGCAAGACGGCGGTTCAAAAATCATCTTTCTCTCCGATTCAACCGAAATCACAAAATCGGCGGAAGGCGCTTTGAGCGATCTTGAAATCGGAAAAAATATCTCGGTAAACGGCGCCGCTAATTCAGACGGAAGCGTTACTGCGCAAATAATTCAGTTGAAACAGCTTGCAAAATAGCAAAAATTCTGCCTTATCTTGTTGACGAATCATTAAAATTAATAAATCATTAAAAGAAAAATTAAAAATAATAAAGATAATTAAATTATGGATAAAAAAATCAAAAATTATTTAGGTATTGCCGTAATTTCCGGCATCGCGCTTCTGGCGATATCCAGTTTTTGGTATGTTGATTCTTTTTCTAAATCAATAACTTTGAGTCGCACTTTCTCCGCAAATGGCGAGGGTAAAGTGGCGGCAGTCCCCGATGTTGCTCAATTATCATTTGGCGTGCTTACTGAAGGCGGAAAGAATCTGACTAACCTTCAGAAAGAAAATACGGATAAATTGAATAAAGCCATTGCGTTTTTGAAAGAAAACGGCATTGAAGAAAAAGACATCAAAACTCAGTTCTACGATATTGCGCCTCGTTATAAATATTTTTCTTGCCCGCCGCTATCCGGAGAATCAGCTGTTTCTTGTCCGCCTTCGGAAATCGTTGGCTACACTATCAATCAAAGTGTCTTGGTGAAGATTCGGGAACTTAATAAAGCGGGAGACGTTGTGGCCGGTGTGGTGAATAATGGTGCCAACACCGTCTCGGGCTTGTCGTTTACCGTTGACGACCAGACCGAACTGCAAAATCAAGCAAGAGCGAAAGCAATAGCTGAAGCAAAAAGAAAAGCCAGAGCCATTGCCGAGGCCGGCGGATTCCGCTTGGGAAAACTTATCTCCATAAACGAGAATGGTTCGTTTCCTCTGTCTATGCCGTACGCGCTGGAGTTTGGCGGAAAAGGCGGAAGCGAAGATTTCCGGAGTGCCGCGCTTGAACCCGGCTCTCAAGAAATCCGCGTAAGCGTGACGCTTATTTATGAAATTAGATAGAACGCGATAAATAAATGAGTAATAAATTTTCAAAAAATATCCGCGTTTTAATTAAGTTATTAGGAATAATTCTTGCGGGAGCAGCAGTTGCCTACTTTTTCAAAAATCAAATCTTCCGTTCTTTTTACGCGCCTACCAAGACAGTGTCATGGTTTAAAGGTATTGAATCAGGACGCGTTCTTTACTTTTTTTAACGTTATGTTAGAGTGTTAAAAAAAAGTTTCTTTTAAAATTTAACCTTAATTAAGAGGAGGGCGAATAATAATGAAGCAAAATATTGAATTATTGGCGGAGTTTGTTTTTGAATCCGAGAAAATCGCGGGAATTTCTAATGATAAAGAAGAGATAAAAAGGCAGTTTTTAGAGAGTTCCAAAAAATTTTCAGGCCATGTCGGCGCGATTATTTTTCTTCAGCGGCTGGCCAAAAATAAAAACCGTTTTTTAACGGAAGGAGATGTAAAGAGAGTTAATGAGCTTGTTTTAAAAGAACAGGCGGAAAAATGGCCAGCGGTTTTAAAATTTAATCAGAAAGCGGCTGGCCAATACATTGATGAAATTATTCCTTCGGACAGATTTTTTATGATTGACAGGACAATCTGTTCTCCGCGGCAGGTTGCCGGAAGAATGAGGACATTAATCTCCGAGATTAACGAATGGCAAGAAAATATCCAGTTCGGTTATGTTTATAATTTGCATAAAATGGCGGATTTTCATTATCAATTCGGTTTAATCCGCCCTTTTATTGACGGAAACGGCCGGACCGGGCGCGCTCTAACTTTATATTTAATGTTTTTTTCGGATAAGATGCCGTTTGTTTTTAATAATGAAGATATTTATTCATATTATTTAGCTTTTTTTCGCCGCGATGAAGAGTTGATGGAGCAGTATTTTTTTAAAAAAGCCGGATTGGTTTAAAAAAATACAAAAGAAAAAGAACAATAAAAATAAAAAGCCTGATGTTTCCATCAGGCTTTTAAAATGAGAAAAGATCATTTTAAAACTTGAAAAGAATATAAATAATTGATACAAATAAAATAATGCCGAAATTTCAGGAAGAAAAAACTTTAATTATCATCAAGCCCGACGCTTTGCAGAGAAGTCTGCTCGGCGAAATTATCGGCCGTTTTGAAAAAAAAGGCCTGAAAATCATCGGCCTTAAAATGATTCAGCTGGAAGATATTTTATTGGATGAACATTACGCTCAACACAAAGATAAGCCGTTTTTCAAATCTCTTAAAAATTTTATGAAATCTTCGCCGGTGGCGGTGATGGCGCTCTCCGGCTTAAACGCCGTTAGCGCGGTCAGGATTATCGTCGGCCCGACTAAAGGATATGAAGCGGATGCCGGCAGTATCCGGGGAGATCTTTCCATCAGCGGCCAGGCCAATATTGTCCATGCTTCGGATTCTTCGGCGGCCGCGGAAACGGAAATAAAGAGATTTTTTAAAACCGAAGAATTGTTTAATTATAAAAAAGTGGATTATGAATTCGTTTACGGCGAAGAAGAAAGAGAAAATTAGAAGAAAAAATTTCTGGGGATAAGTCTCTTGTAAAAATCCGGCGGCTATGCTAATATGATAATGAAAACTTTACCCGAAGAACTTATAGATCAAATAATTTTCAAGGGAGCTTAAAATTCTGTTTTGCCGAGGCAAAACAGTGCGAGCACCCACCTGAAAAAAGAGCTGTAAGTCGGGTAAAGTTTTTTTATTTATGGATCCCATCCAAAAATCCGCGGCCGTAATCCATTATCACGAAATTGCCCTCAAAGGAAAGAATCGCGCTTTTTTTGAAAAAACGCTGATGGCGAACATTGAGCGGATGATGGAAAAAAAAATCGGAGTGCGGCGCATTTCCGGCCGTTTGTTGGCGGAAATCGCCGGCGGCCCTGGCCAGCAAAAACAAAAAGAGATTTTAAGCCGCGTTTTCGGCATAAAAAATTTTGCTTTTGCCAGAATCGCGCCGGCGGAAATTTCGGTTATCTCCGAAGCCGCCGCCTCTTTTTTTAAAAAGCCTTATCCGGCGTCGTTCAGGATTGAAGCTTCGCGCGCCGAAAAAAAATATCCTTTTACTTCCCAGGATTTAATGGAAAAAGCCGGCGCTTTTGTTCAGCAAAAAACGGGAATAAAAGTTGATTTAAAAAATCCGAAGCGTGTGATTTTTATAGAAGTGGCGGAAAACGCGGCGTTTATTTACGATCAAAAATTTTCCGGGCCGGGCGGTCTGCCGGTGGGCACCGCCGGCCGGGTGGCGGCGCTGATTTCTTCCGGTTTTGATTCGCCGGTGGCCGCGCTAAAAATAATGAAGCGGGGCGCTGAACCGGCTTTAATTCATTTCCATTCGTACCCCCGGACTTCGCGCGAATCTCTGGAGAATGCGGAAAAACTGGCCGGCGTTTTATCCCGATATAGTCCTCAACCGCTGAAATTATATCTTATCCCGTTTTTGGAAATTCAGAAGGCGATCGTCAAAAGAGCGCCAACCGCTTTTTTAACCATTCTTTACCGGCGTTGGATGTTAAAAATTGCCGAGATGATTGCGGAAAAAATCAACGCGAAAGCGCTGGTGACCGGCGATTCCATCGGCCAAGTGGCTTCCCAGACTTTGGATAACATCTTGGCTGTTTCCGAAGCAGTCAGTCTGCCGATTTTACGGCCGCTCGCGGGCTATGATAAGGAAGAAATAATCGCGGAAGCGCGGCGTTTGGGCACTTATGAAATTTCCGCGCTTCCTTACGGCGACTGCTGCAGTCTTTTTGCCGATGCTTCGCCAAAAACCCGCGCCAGACTGGCAGAGGTCCAAAAAATTGAAGCGCCGCTTAAAGAGGAGCTTGAAAAACTGGCTCAAAAAGCGCTGGCTCAAGAGGAATTAAAAATAATTATGTTATCATAAAATTACTTATGATTAAATTGACTTTTTATGGCGGAGCGCAGGAAGTGACGGGCAGCTGTTTTCTTTTAGAGAGCGCTAAAACAAAAATTCTCGTGGATTGCGGAATGTGGCAGGGCCGCGCCGAAGACGATAAAAAAAATCGCGCGCCTTTTAATTTTAATCCTTCGGAAATCGCGGCGCTTTTTATCACTCACGCCCATTTAGACCATATCGGCCGCGTTCCTTATCTGGTTAAAAATGGTTTCCGGGGGAAAATTTATTCAATCGCTCCGACCAAGGATCTTTCCGAAATCAGTTTAAAAGACGCGCTCGGCCTTTTAGAAAGGAGCGACGAAAAAAATTCGGCGGGAGAGATTTTTTTTGAACAAAAAGATTTAGATGAATCTTTAAAGCTTTGGTTTAATTTAAATTACAATCAAGAATTAAAGATCGGCGATTTTAAAGTCACGCCGCGCGACGCCGGGCATATTTTGGGTTCCAGTATGTATGAAATTACGGCGGACGGCAAAAAAATCGTTGTGACCGGCGATCTGGGAAACCCTCCGGCGCCGCTTTTGCAACCCACTTACATTATAAAAGACGCTGATTATCTGGTGATGGAAGGAATTTATGGAAACCGCTGGCATGAAGGCAAAACAGAACGCCGATTGAAGCTGGAACGGACAATTGAAGAAACAATCAAAGCCGGCGGCGTGCTGATGGTGCCGGCATTTTCTTTAGAAAGGACGCAGGAGCTTTTGTTTGAACTGAATGATTTGGTGGAAAATGATCGTATTCCAAAGATACCGATTTTTGTGGATTCGCCTTTAGCGATTAAAATGACCGAGGTTTATAAAAAACACGAAGATTATTTTAATAAAGAAGCCGCGTATTTGATTTCTTCTGGAGACGATATTTTTAAATTTTCGGGATTGCGTTTTACTTTAACCACCGAAGAATCAAAAAACATTAATGAAGCGCTGCCGCCAAAAATCATTATCGCCGGATCGGGGATGTCAACCGGCGGCCGGATTCTTCATCATGAAAGGCGTTATCTTCAAGATCCGAAAAGCGCTTTATTGATTATCGGCTTTCAAGCCGCCGGCTCTTTGGGCCGCCGGCTGCAGGAAGGAGAAAAAAAGATAACGATTTTCAAGGAACAAATTCCGGTGCGCGCTAAAATAGTTTCCATCAGCGGTTATTCGGCTCATCCGGATTACGACGGACTTTTTCGTTTTGCGGAGAATTCCGCCGATACTTTGAAAAAAGTTTTTATCGCTCCCGGCGAACCGCAAGCCGCGCTTTTTTTGGTTCAACGCTTAAGAGATTATTTAGGCATCAGAGCCAGCGCGCCTAAATACGGAGATTGTTTTGAATTGAAGTGAAATATGCTATTATTTATATATGAAGCCCGGAAAACATTCCCATTTAAAATTTAAAATTTGCGTTTCCGGCGCGGCGGAAACCGGCCATTGCGCCGAAGACTCTCTGGAAAAAGCCAAAGAATTGGGCCGGGAAGTGGTCAGGCATAAAGCGGTTCTGATAACCGGCGCCACGACCGGTTTTCCTTTTTGGGCCGCGATGGGCGCTAAAGAAGAAGGCGGCATTTCCATCGGCCTTTCTCCGGCCGGATCGGAGTTTGAGCATATTAACCAATATAAACTGCCGGTTGATTATTTTGATATAATTGTTTATACCGGCTTCGGCTACGCGGGGCGCAATCTTCTTTTAACCAGATCCGCGGACGCGGTAATCGTGGGTTGCGGGCGGATCGGCACGCTTAATGAATTTACCATTGCTTTTGAGGATAATAAGCCGATCGGTATTCTTGAAGGATCGTGGGAAACCGATGAATTGATTAAAGATATAATCGCCAAATCTCATCGCGGCCCGGGTAAAATCATTTATGATTCCGACCCGAAAATTTTAGTGGAAAAAGTTTTAGATTTAGTGAGAAAAGAAAAAGTAATAGAAATATAAATTAAAATTATTATGGATGATTTAAGTTTACGAATAATTTTTCAAATAATTTTAGCGGCTTTGCTGGGACTTTTAATCGGATATGAAAGAGAACATTCTCATAAGGAAGCGGGGACGAGGACTTATTCTTTGATCGCGATGGGCGCGGCGCTTTTTACCATCCTTTCTTATGAAGGATTAAGAAATTTTTCCGGTTTATCTTTTGATCCGTCGCGGATCGCTTCCAATATCGTGATCGGCGTCGGTTTTATCGGCGGGGGATTGATTTTTCTGAAAAACAACCGAGTCAGCGGTTTAACGACGGCCGCCGGCGTTTGGGCAACGGCGGCGATCGGCATGGCCGTTGGTTTTCAGATGTATTGGGTGGCGTTTGCTTCCACTGTTCTGGTTTTAACGATTTTATTCGTGCTTTGGCTGCTTGAAAAAAAATTAACGAACATAAAAAATGACGAAGAAAACGGTGGGAATAATTTCTGAAAAACCAGGAATTATTCTTTATCTGGAAAGCATTGGGCTTTTAACGGGAATAATTTTAGGCGCGGGAATTTTTGTTTTGCCTTTTGTTTTTTCGCAGGCGGGAATTTTTTGGGGACTCTTGCATTTTATTATCACTCTTTTCTTGATTGTAATTTTAAATTTTCTCTACGGCGAAGCGACTTTTCTCACTCTGGGCCGCCATCGTTTTACCGGTTATGTCAGAATGTATCTCGGCCAATCGGCAAGCCATCTGGCTTTTTTAACGACGATTTTAAGCTATTACGGCTCGCTTTTGATTTACGGCCTTTTAGGCGGGATTTTTTTGGAAAATATTTTTAACGGCGGCCGCGGCTCTTCTAACGCTTTTTGGTTTTCCTTATTGTTTTTTGTTATCGCCGGAATTTTTTCCGTTTTGCGCTTTGAAAAGATCGGCGCCGTTAATTTTTATCTCACTCTTCCGCTTTTATTTTTTATTCTTTATCTGGCGGCGGCTTCCTGGCCGCTTTTTGATTTTGCTAATTTTAAGGTTGATTTCAGTTTTAACGAAGCTTGGTTTTTGCCTTACGGCGTTTGGCTTTTCGCTCTTTCCGGATTCGCTTCTTTGCCGGAAGCGCGGGATATGATGAAAGGCGCTTCGCTTCGCGATTTTAAAAAAGTGATTTTATGGAGTATTTTAATCGCCGCTTTTTTTTCTTTAATTTTTGCTTTATCGGTTTTAGGAATAACCGGCGCGCAGACCAGCGAAGACGCTCTTGCCGGTTTGAAATCGTTTCT from Candidatus Niyogibacteria bacterium carries:
- a CDS encoding Fic family protein, whose amino-acid sequence is MKQNIELLAEFVFESEKIAGISNDKEEIKRQFLESSKKFSGHVGAIIFLQRLAKNKNRFLTEGDVKRVNELVLKEQAEKWPAVLKFNQKAAGQYIDEIIPSDRFFMIDRTICSPRQVAGRMRTLISEINEWQENIQFGYVYNLHKMADFHYQFGLIRPFIDGNGRTGRALTLYLMFFSDKMPFVFNNEDIYSYYLAFFRRDEELMEQYFFKKAGLV
- the ndk gene encoding nucleoside-diphosphate kinase; this encodes MPKFQEEKTLIIIKPDALQRSLLGEIIGRFEKKGLKIIGLKMIQLEDILLDEHYAQHKDKPFFKSLKNFMKSSPVAVMALSGLNAVSAVRIIVGPTKGYEADAGSIRGDLSISGQANIVHASDSSAAAETEIKRFFKTEELFNYKKVDYEFVYGEEEREN
- a CDS encoding MBL fold metallo-hydrolase, encoding MIKLTFYGGAQEVTGSCFLLESAKTKILVDCGMWQGRAEDDKKNRAPFNFNPSEIAALFITHAHLDHIGRVPYLVKNGFRGKIYSIAPTKDLSEISLKDALGLLERSDEKNSAGEIFFEQKDLDESLKLWFNLNYNQELKIGDFKVTPRDAGHILGSSMYEITADGKKIVVTGDLGNPPAPLLQPTYIIKDADYLVMEGIYGNRWHEGKTERRLKLERTIEETIKAGGVLMVPAFSLERTQELLFELNDLVENDRIPKIPIFVDSPLAIKMTEVYKKHEDYFNKEAAYLISSGDDIFKFSGLRFTLTTEESKNINEALPPKIIIAGSGMSTGGRILHHERRYLQDPKSALLIIGFQAAGSLGRRLQEGEKKITIFKEQIPVRAKIVSISGYSAHPDYDGLFRFAENSADTLKKVFIAPGEPQAALFLVQRLRDYLGIRASAPKYGDCFELK
- a CDS encoding LOG family protein, producing the protein MKPGKHSHLKFKICVSGAAETGHCAEDSLEKAKELGREVVRHKAVLITGATTGFPFWAAMGAKEEGGISIGLSPAGSEFEHINQYKLPVDYFDIIVYTGFGYAGRNLLLTRSADAVIVGCGRIGTLNEFTIAFEDNKPIGILEGSWETDELIKDIIAKSHRGPGKIIYDSDPKILVEKVLDLVRKEKVIEI
- a CDS encoding ABC transporter permease, whose amino-acid sequence is MKLTDIIQETYIALSANIARSGLTVLGIVIGIGSVIAMISIGQGAAGQIQSSIEGLGSNLLTVLPGIVQPGRGIVSSGRGSAQTLTNDDTEALKQIIGVAYVSPELQRRFQIVAAGNNTNSTIIGVIAEYPQVRNVSVEQGSFIAENQLRSMARVAVLGPTVAKDLFTDSDPIGKTIRINKVNFKVIGVLQAKGSAGFFNPDDTVFVPLTTMQKILAGADFLSTIAISVETKELMPQVQEEAIAVLVAKHRVDSQSPDFSIVSQADILGTLTQVTDTFTIFLAAVAGISLIVGGIGIMNMMLTTVTERTREIGLRKAIGAKKKDISMQFLAEAIMLTFLGGAAGVALGWIISILVANFAGITTQVSLQAVLLAFGVSAAIGIIFGYYPARRAASLNPIEALKYE
- a CDS encoding MgtC/SapB family protein; its protein translation is MDDLSLRIIFQIILAALLGLLIGYEREHSHKEAGTRTYSLIAMGAALFTILSYEGLRNFSGLSFDPSRIASNIVIGVGFIGGGLIFLKNNRVSGLTTAAGVWATAAIGMAVGFQMYWVAFASTVLVLTILFVLWLLEKKLTNIKNDEENGGNNF
- the thiI gene encoding tRNA 4-thiouridine(8) synthase ThiI, producing the protein MDPIQKSAAVIHYHEIALKGKNRAFFEKTLMANIERMMEKKIGVRRISGRLLAEIAGGPGQQKQKEILSRVFGIKNFAFARIAPAEISVISEAAASFFKKPYPASFRIEASRAEKKYPFTSQDLMEKAGAFVQQKTGIKVDLKNPKRVIFIEVAENAAFIYDQKFSGPGGLPVGTAGRVAALISSGFDSPVAALKIMKRGAEPALIHFHSYPRTSRESLENAEKLAGVLSRYSPQPLKLYLIPFLEIQKAIVKRAPTAFLTILYRRWMLKIAEMIAEKINAKALVTGDSIGQVASQTLDNILAVSEAVSLPILRPLAGYDKEEIIAEARRLGTYEISALPYGDCCSLFADASPKTRARLAEVQKIEAPLKEELEKLAQKALAQEELKIIMLS
- a CDS encoding SIMPL domain-containing protein (The SIMPL domain is named for its presence in mouse protein SIMPL (signalling molecule that associates with mouse pelle-like kinase). Bacterial member BP26, from Brucella, was shown to assemble into a channel-like structure, while YggE from E. coli has been associated with resistance to oxidative stress.), with protein sequence MDKKIKNYLGIAVISGIALLAISSFWYVDSFSKSITLSRTFSANGEGKVAAVPDVAQLSFGVLTEGGKNLTNLQKENTDKLNKAIAFLKENGIEEKDIKTQFYDIAPRYKYFSCPPLSGESAVSCPPSEIVGYTINQSVLVKIRELNKAGDVVAGVVNNGANTVSGLSFTVDDQTELQNQARAKAIAEAKRKARAIAEAGGFRLGKLISINENGSFPLSMPYALEFGGKGGSEDFRSAALEPGSQEIRVSVTLIYEIR